A genomic stretch from Channa argus isolate prfri chromosome 24, Channa argus male v1.0, whole genome shotgun sequence includes:
- the LOC137109196 gene encoding oligodendrocyte-myelin glycoprotein-like isoform X1 codes for MRSRHVLLKLSPSEALLGLMLALSLGLCVLAVCPSMCSCSRSHREVDCSCKGLRQLPDGLQHNVRTLNLSHNRFHNLDGQLTQYTHVRILDLSHNRLNHLPTGLPRSLWQLSAASNRIQMLDKNDTVYQWNLRMLDLSKNKLERAIFINNTLTNLNTLNLSHNNFWTLPTNMPIHLEAIDLSHNVLVKVLPGSLDRLSRLTRLFLHANRFSMLPFGVLDKMPSLRLITLGDNPWACHHYANMSYLLSWTQSTPARVLGCPCHTQPVCGGVRPSRTGGWHFGSYNLPPLAAGAQVPGPIPPETGVTGWWYLTVSALLSTPHAPEETLSASRSTGMHLTVSDLSPTASPAEVDHMFQTAPHISPSDSLNTTATSSFSDKNVITKPLIWVYMMPATDHFLTTQTPPIQTKKTTTLRTRSVRRQNQSYPSGISNSSPALVTCSLLPLLNNLGLLSVILLQVL; via the exons ATGAGAAG CAGGCATGTGCTCCTGAAGCTTTCCCCCAGTGAAGCCCTTCTGGGACTAATGCTTGCGTTGTCGCTGGGTTTGTGTGTCCTGGCCGTGTGTCCCTCCATGTGTTCCTGTAGCCGCAGCCACAGGGAGGTGGACTGCTCTTGTAAAGGTCTTAGACAGTTGCCTGATGGCCTGCAGCACAATGTGCGCACCCTCAACTTGTCCCATAACCGATTTCACAACCTAGATGGCCAGCTTACCCAATACACTCATGTCCGCATACTTGATTTGTCTCACAACCGGCTCAACCACCTGCCCACGGGCTTGCCTCGCTCGCTCTGGCAACTTTCTGCTGCCTCAAACCGCATCCAGATGCTAGACAAGAATGACACAGTCTATCAGTGGAATTTGCGAATGCTTGACCTCTCGAAAAACAAGCTGGAACGAGCCATCTTCATCAACAACACATTGACCAATCTAAACACCCTGAATTTAAGCCACAATAACTTCTGGACATTGCCAACCAACATGCCCATACACCTGGAGGCTATTGACCTGTCCCACAATGTGCTTGTGAAGGTGCTGCCAGGGTCTCTGGACCGGCTTTCCAGACTAACTCGCTTATTTCTGCATGCTAATCGCTTTTCCATGCTGCCATTCGGAGTGCTGGACAAGATGCCATCACTTAGACTCATTACTCTGGGTGACAACCCCTGGGCCTGTCACCATTATGCCAACATGTCCTACTTACTGTCCTGGACTCAGAGTACCCCCGCTCGTGTCCTGGGGTGCCCCTGCCACACCCAGCCTGTCTGTGGAGGGGTACGCCCTAGCAGGACTGGAGGGTGGCACTTTGGCTCCTACAACCTGCCCCCTCTAGCAGCCGGTGCCCAGGTCCCAGGTCCCATCCCCCCTGAGACTGGTGTCACCGGGTGGTGGTACCTGACTGTTTCTGCCCTTTTAAGCACCCCACATGCTCCGGAAGAAACCTTGAGTGCGTCCAGAAGCACAGGCATGCACCTAACTGTTAGTGACCTCTCTCCAACTGCTAGTCCAGCAGAAGTCGATCACATGTTCCAAACTGCTCCCCACATCTCACCCTCTGACTCACTTAACACCACAGCCACATCCTCTTTTTCTGACAAAAACGTCATTACTAAACCTCTCATCTGGGTTTACATGATGCCGGCCACAGACCATTTCTTAACAACACAGACTCCCCCCatccaaacaaagaaaacaaccacACTTCGCACGAGGAGTGTGAGGAGGCAGAATCAGTCTTATCCCAGTGGCATCAGCAACAGCAGCCCAGCTCTTGTTACATGCTCCTTGCTGCCTTTGTTAAACAACCTGGGGCTTCTGTCTGTCATTCTGCTACAAGTCCTctga
- the LOC137109196 gene encoding oligodendrocyte-myelin glycoprotein-like isoform X2, translating to MRRHVLLKLSPSEALLGLMLALSLGLCVLAVCPSMCSCSRSHREVDCSCKGLRQLPDGLQHNVRTLNLSHNRFHNLDGQLTQYTHVRILDLSHNRLNHLPTGLPRSLWQLSAASNRIQMLDKNDTVYQWNLRMLDLSKNKLERAIFINNTLTNLNTLNLSHNNFWTLPTNMPIHLEAIDLSHNVLVKVLPGSLDRLSRLTRLFLHANRFSMLPFGVLDKMPSLRLITLGDNPWACHHYANMSYLLSWTQSTPARVLGCPCHTQPVCGGVRPSRTGGWHFGSYNLPPLAAGAQVPGPIPPETGVTGWWYLTVSALLSTPHAPEETLSASRSTGMHLTVSDLSPTASPAEVDHMFQTAPHISPSDSLNTTATSSFSDKNVITKPLIWVYMMPATDHFLTTQTPPIQTKKTTTLRTRSVRRQNQSYPSGISNSSPALVTCSLLPLLNNLGLLSVILLQVL from the exons ATGAGAAG GCATGTGCTCCTGAAGCTTTCCCCCAGTGAAGCCCTTCTGGGACTAATGCTTGCGTTGTCGCTGGGTTTGTGTGTCCTGGCCGTGTGTCCCTCCATGTGTTCCTGTAGCCGCAGCCACAGGGAGGTGGACTGCTCTTGTAAAGGTCTTAGACAGTTGCCTGATGGCCTGCAGCACAATGTGCGCACCCTCAACTTGTCCCATAACCGATTTCACAACCTAGATGGCCAGCTTACCCAATACACTCATGTCCGCATACTTGATTTGTCTCACAACCGGCTCAACCACCTGCCCACGGGCTTGCCTCGCTCGCTCTGGCAACTTTCTGCTGCCTCAAACCGCATCCAGATGCTAGACAAGAATGACACAGTCTATCAGTGGAATTTGCGAATGCTTGACCTCTCGAAAAACAAGCTGGAACGAGCCATCTTCATCAACAACACATTGACCAATCTAAACACCCTGAATTTAAGCCACAATAACTTCTGGACATTGCCAACCAACATGCCCATACACCTGGAGGCTATTGACCTGTCCCACAATGTGCTTGTGAAGGTGCTGCCAGGGTCTCTGGACCGGCTTTCCAGACTAACTCGCTTATTTCTGCATGCTAATCGCTTTTCCATGCTGCCATTCGGAGTGCTGGACAAGATGCCATCACTTAGACTCATTACTCTGGGTGACAACCCCTGGGCCTGTCACCATTATGCCAACATGTCCTACTTACTGTCCTGGACTCAGAGTACCCCCGCTCGTGTCCTGGGGTGCCCCTGCCACACCCAGCCTGTCTGTGGAGGGGTACGCCCTAGCAGGACTGGAGGGTGGCACTTTGGCTCCTACAACCTGCCCCCTCTAGCAGCCGGTGCCCAGGTCCCAGGTCCCATCCCCCCTGAGACTGGTGTCACCGGGTGGTGGTACCTGACTGTTTCTGCCCTTTTAAGCACCCCACATGCTCCGGAAGAAACCTTGAGTGCGTCCAGAAGCACAGGCATGCACCTAACTGTTAGTGACCTCTCTCCAACTGCTAGTCCAGCAGAAGTCGATCACATGTTCCAAACTGCTCCCCACATCTCACCCTCTGACTCACTTAACACCACAGCCACATCCTCTTTTTCTGACAAAAACGTCATTACTAAACCTCTCATCTGGGTTTACATGATGCCGGCCACAGACCATTTCTTAACAACACAGACTCCCCCCatccaaacaaagaaaacaaccacACTTCGCACGAGGAGTGTGAGGAGGCAGAATCAGTCTTATCCCAGTGGCATCAGCAACAGCAGCCCAGCTCTTGTTACATGCTCCTTGCTGCCTTTGTTAAACAACCTGGGGCTTCTGTCTGTCATTCTGCTACAAGTCCTctga